The Rhodopseudomonas palustris genome window below encodes:
- the cobF gene encoding precorrin-6A synthase (deacetylating): protein MRKILLIGIGPGGPNYLTLQAVEALNRATVFFIPDKGEEKAELRLAREQICERFIKTPGYRFVTIDIPKREAQPQDYRATVDDWHAQIADRFQHAMTEQLSEDGCGAFLVWGDPSLYDSTIRILDRLRAGGMAIDYEIIPGITAVQALTARHGIALNGIGEPVTVTTGRKLAAAGRWSGETTVVMLDGEETFTKIDAEGAEIFWGANLGMDDEVLVAGKLPEIAPEIQRVRRQVRAAKGWVMDIYLLRKAGET from the coding sequence ATGCGGAAGATCTTGTTGATCGGAATCGGGCCGGGCGGTCCGAACTACCTGACCCTTCAGGCTGTCGAGGCGCTGAACCGCGCGACCGTGTTCTTCATTCCCGACAAGGGAGAAGAAAAGGCCGAGCTGCGCCTGGCGCGCGAGCAGATCTGCGAGCGCTTCATCAAGACGCCGGGCTACCGCTTCGTCACCATCGACATCCCCAAGCGTGAAGCGCAGCCGCAGGATTATCGCGCTACGGTGGACGATTGGCACGCCCAGATCGCCGATCGGTTTCAGCACGCGATGACCGAGCAACTGTCGGAGGATGGTTGCGGCGCATTTCTGGTGTGGGGCGATCCGTCGCTTTACGACAGCACGATCCGCATTCTCGACCGGCTGCGCGCGGGCGGCATGGCGATCGACTACGAGATCATTCCCGGCATCACCGCGGTGCAGGCGCTGACGGCGCGTCATGGCATCGCGCTCAATGGCATCGGCGAACCCGTGACGGTGACGACAGGGCGCAAGCTCGCCGCCGCGGGGCGATGGTCGGGCGAGACAACGGTGGTGATGCTCGACGGCGAGGAGACTTTCACCAAGATCGACGCCGAGGGGGCCGAAATCTTCTGGGGCGCGAACCTCGGCATGGACGATGAAGTTCTGGTAGCCGGCAAGCTCCCGGAGATTGCGCCCGAGATTCAGCGTGTCCGCCGCCAGGTGCGTGCCGCCAAGGGCTGGGTGATGGACATCTATCTGCTCCGCAAAGCAGGGGAAACGTAG
- a CDS encoding type 1 glutamine amidotransferase: protein MNSIATSPNRSGLRFLVFQHVDVEHPGIFREFWREAGIVWDAVELDAGEPIPALEPYDALIVMGGPQDVWQEDEHPWLVPEKAAIRRFVQELGRPYLGICLGHQLLAAALGGEVRLGKTPEVGPGEVELTAAGATDPLFAGLSSPLQTFQWHGAEVATLPAGGEVLARNDACAVQAFRFGPAAYGLQYHVEITDRTVPEWQQIPAYAASLETALGRERAAKLADETTGLLPGFAEAARRLNDNFLQIVTRAAAR from the coding sequence ATGAACAGCATCGCGACCAGCCCGAACCGAAGCGGACTGCGCTTCCTGGTGTTTCAGCACGTCGATGTCGAGCATCCTGGGATCTTCCGCGAGTTCTGGCGCGAAGCGGGGATCGTGTGGGATGCAGTCGAACTCGATGCAGGCGAACCGATCCCAGCGCTGGAGCCGTATGACGCTCTGATCGTGATGGGCGGCCCGCAAGACGTTTGGCAGGAAGACGAGCATCCTTGGCTGGTGCCGGAGAAGGCTGCGATCCGACGCTTCGTCCAGGAGCTTGGCCGGCCGTATCTTGGGATCTGCCTCGGGCATCAGTTGCTCGCGGCGGCGCTCGGCGGCGAAGTCCGTCTCGGCAAGACTCCTGAGGTTGGTCCGGGCGAAGTCGAGCTGACGGCGGCCGGCGCAACCGATCCGTTGTTCGCCGGTCTTTCCAGCCCGCTGCAGACCTTCCAATGGCATGGGGCCGAAGTCGCGACGTTGCCGGCCGGCGGCGAAGTGCTGGCGCGCAATGATGCTTGCGCGGTGCAGGCGTTCCGGTTTGGCCCTGCGGCGTACGGGCTGCAGTATCACGTCGAGATCACCGACCGCACCGTGCCTGAATGGCAGCAAATTCCCGCCTATGCGGCTTCGCTCGAGACGGCGCTCGGGCGCGAGCGTGCCGCGAAGCTTGCCGACGAGACCACTGGGCTCTTGCCCGGTTTTGCGGAGGCGGCGCGCCGGCTCAACGACAACTTCCTGCAGATCGTGACGCGCGCAGCGGCGCGCTAA
- a CDS encoding MFS transporter, which produces MSSVEGGQQTKAPPRPSSWAAFHHIAFTVVWTATVVSNVGTWMFNAASGWLMTSLEADPLQVALVQVASNLPIFLFAIPAGALADIVDKRKFLIVVQIVLTVFAGASAALVWFGLMTPPQLLLFTFLLGAGAAFAAPAFQSIVPDLVPKQDLASAVASNGVGINISRAIGPALGGVAIGSLGIAAPFWINAVSNLAVIAALIWWRPAHSRSGTLPPERLIEALVTGIRHARHNTELRATLVRAVAFFFFASAYWALLPLMARSRIAGGPELYGILLGAVGAGAIGGALALPKLKAALGPDRLVAAGTLGTALCLVMLGLARQVELAVAACLLAGVSWIAVLASLNVSVQVVLPDWVRGRGLAMFVTVFFGAMTAGSALWGQIASSFGLPIAHFAAAAGAVLGIVVTWRWKLKAGADVDLSPSMHWPTPIVSIDAEPDQGPVLITVEYRIAPSHREAFLSAVRHLSRQRRRDGAYQWGVFEDAADPGRFVETFKVASWLEHLRQHERVTNADRVLQEQIRLFDAEPKVTHLIAAPHGHIKRQPAHPPQTS; this is translated from the coding sequence ATGAGCAGTGTTGAAGGCGGCCAGCAGACGAAGGCTCCGCCACGCCCCTCATCCTGGGCAGCCTTTCACCACATCGCCTTCACGGTGGTGTGGACGGCAACGGTGGTGTCCAACGTCGGCACCTGGATGTTCAATGCCGCCTCCGGCTGGCTGATGACCAGCCTGGAGGCCGACCCGCTGCAGGTCGCGCTCGTGCAAGTCGCGTCCAACCTGCCGATCTTCCTGTTTGCCATTCCGGCGGGTGCGCTCGCCGATATCGTCGACAAGCGCAAATTCTTGATCGTGGTGCAGATCGTCCTGACCGTGTTCGCCGGGGCCAGCGCGGCGCTGGTGTGGTTTGGCCTGATGACGCCGCCGCAGCTGTTGCTGTTCACATTCCTGCTCGGCGCCGGCGCCGCCTTTGCCGCGCCGGCGTTTCAATCGATCGTGCCGGATCTGGTGCCGAAGCAGGATCTCGCCTCTGCGGTCGCCAGCAACGGCGTCGGCATCAATATCAGCCGCGCCATCGGCCCGGCGCTGGGCGGCGTCGCGATCGGCAGCCTCGGCATCGCCGCGCCGTTCTGGATCAATGCGGTCAGCAACCTTGCGGTGATCGCCGCCCTGATTTGGTGGCGCCCCGCTCATTCGCGCAGCGGCACGCTGCCGCCGGAACGGCTGATCGAAGCGCTGGTCACCGGCATCCGTCACGCCCGGCACAATACCGAGCTGCGCGCGACGCTGGTGCGCGCGGTGGCGTTCTTCTTCTTCGCCAGCGCCTATTGGGCGCTGCTCCCGCTGATGGCCCGATCGCGGATCGCCGGCGGGCCGGAACTGTACGGCATCCTGCTCGGCGCAGTCGGCGCCGGCGCGATCGGCGGCGCACTCGCCCTGCCGAAGCTGAAGGCCGCGCTCGGCCCCGACCGGCTGGTGGCCGCCGGCACGCTCGGCACCGCGCTGTGTCTGGTGATGCTCGGCCTTGCCCGGCAGGTCGAACTCGCTGTCGCCGCGTGCCTGCTCGCCGGCGTCTCGTGGATCGCCGTGCTGGCCAGCCTCAACGTCTCGGTGCAGGTCGTGCTGCCGGATTGGGTCCGCGGACGCGGCCTGGCGATGTTCGTCACCGTGTTCTTCGGCGCGATGACCGCAGGCAGTGCGCTGTGGGGCCAGATCGCCTCATCGTTCGGCCTGCCGATCGCACATTTCGCGGCTGCGGCGGGCGCAGTGCTCGGCATTGTGGTGACTTGGCGATGGAAACTCAAAGCTGGCGCTGACGTCGATCTGTCACCCTCGATGCACTGGCCGACTCCGATCGTCAGCATCGATGCCGAACCGGATCAGGGCCCGGTGCTGATCACGGTCGAGTACCGAATTGCGCCGAGCCATCGCGAGGCGTTTCTCAGCGCGGTGCGGCATCTCAGCCGGCAGCGGCGGCGCGACGGCGCCTATCAATGGGGCGTGTTCGAGGATGCGGCCGATCCCGGCCGCTTTGTCGAAACCTTCAAGGTCGCTTCATGGCTGGAGCATCTCCGCCAGCACGAGCGCGTCACCAATGCAGATCGGGTGCTTCAGGAGCAGATCCGCTTGTTTGATGCCGAACCAAAAGTGACGCATCTGATCGCCGCGCCGCATGGGCACATCAAACGGCAGCCGGCGCATCCGCCGCAGACGTCGTGA
- a CDS encoding hydrolase, producing the protein MSKLDMLTPDNSAIALIDYQPAMYQGVQSHDRLVVFNNIQILAKAAKLFKIPTVLTTVAKDSFSGPFMPEVTELFPNLDIIDRTSMNSWLDPNFRKAVAATGRKKFVIAGLWTEACVMFPTLDMLKEGYEIYIPADACGDLSMEAHNRSMERAIQAGAVPITSCQYAFELQQDWARSETYEGMMDILRAHSPYGIQIRFSKWALGEHASEGGTKAA; encoded by the coding sequence ATGTCGAAACTGGATATGCTCACGCCCGACAACAGCGCGATCGCGCTGATCGATTATCAGCCGGCGATGTATCAGGGCGTGCAGTCGCACGACCGTCTTGTGGTCTTCAACAATATCCAGATCCTCGCCAAGGCGGCGAAGCTGTTCAAGATCCCGACGGTGCTGACCACGGTGGCCAAGGATTCGTTCTCCGGCCCCTTCATGCCGGAAGTCACCGAGCTGTTTCCGAATCTCGACATCATCGACCGCACCTCGATGAATTCGTGGCTCGATCCGAATTTCCGTAAGGCCGTCGCTGCCACCGGGCGCAAGAAGTTCGTGATCGCCGGGCTTTGGACTGAAGCCTGCGTTATGTTCCCGACGCTCGACATGCTGAAAGAAGGCTACGAGATCTACATTCCGGCCGATGCTTGCGGCGATCTGTCGATGGAAGCGCACAACCGCTCGATGGAGCGCGCGATTCAGGCCGGCGCGGTGCCGATCACCTCCTGCCAGTACGCGTTCGAACTGCAGCAGGACTGGGCGCGCTCGGAGACCTATGAGGGCATGATGGACATCCTGCGGGCCCACTCGCCCTACGGCATCCAGATCCGTTTCTCCAAGTGGGCGCTCGGCGAACACGCCTCCGAGGGCGGCACCAAGGCCGCCTGA
- a CDS encoding XapX domain-containing protein, producing the protein MKVYLLSLGAGLLVGIIYSLLNVRSPAPPLVALIGLLGILAGEQIVPVARQIISGHSLAAAWRDARCTPHIFGMLPSRRAAETSSTSEPHQMEKHS; encoded by the coding sequence ATGAAAGTATATCTGCTGTCGCTCGGTGCCGGCCTGTTGGTCGGCATCATCTACAGCTTGCTCAACGTGCGCTCGCCCGCGCCTCCGCTGGTGGCGCTGATCGGACTGCTCGGCATTCTGGCCGGCGAGCAGATCGTGCCGGTGGCGCGCCAGATCATCTCCGGCCACAGCCTCGCGGCCGCATGGCGCGACGCCAGGTGCACGCCGCACATCTTCGGCATGCTGCCGAGCCGCCGCGCCGCTGAGACGTCCTCAACTTCCGAACCGCACCAGATGGAGAAGCACTCATGA
- a CDS encoding amidohydrolase, which yields MSTAPDIILHRGLFTTLDRSNPTASAVAISDGRFTAVGHDRDVLPLAGPSTRVIDLKGRRVLPGLIDNHLHIIRGGLNFNMELRWDGVRSLADAMNMLKRQVAITPPPQWVRVVGGFTEHQFAEKRLPTIDELNAVAPDTPVFLLHLYDRAILNGAALRAVGYTKDTPEPPGGEITRDANGNPTGLLLAKPNANILYATLAKGPKLPFDYQVNSTRHFMRELNRLGVTGAIDAGGGFQNYPDDYAVIQKLDEEGLLTIRLAYNLFTQKPKGEKDDFLNWTKTSKYKQGNDYFRHNGAGEMLVFSAADFEDFRVPRPDMPPEMEGELEEVVRILVQNKWPWRLHATYDETISRALDVFEKVNQDTPLDGLHWFFDHAETISDRSIDRIAALGGGIAVQHRMAYQGEYFVERYGFGAAEATPPVKRILDSGVKVSAGTDATRVASYNPWVSLSWLVTGRTVGGLRITPQRNCLDRETALRMWTENVTWFSNEEGNKGRIAVGQLADVVVPDRDYFSCSEAEIADTTALLTMVGGKVVYGAGEFATLDDSAPPPAMPDWSPVRRFGGYAAWADDQNAASKVAVQAMTSCGCANSCTLHGHDHATAWSSKLPVSDLKSFWGALGCACWAV from the coding sequence ATGAGCACCGCGCCCGATATCATCCTGCATCGCGGCCTGTTCACGACGCTGGATCGGAGCAACCCGACCGCCAGTGCGGTGGCGATCTCGGACGGGCGGTTCACGGCGGTCGGGCACGACCGCGATGTCTTGCCGCTCGCTGGTCCTTCGACCCGCGTGATCGATCTGAAGGGCCGGCGGGTGCTGCCTGGCCTGATCGACAACCATCTGCACATCATCCGCGGCGGCCTGAATTTCAACATGGAGCTACGCTGGGATGGCGTCCGTTCGCTCGCCGATGCGATGAACATGCTGAAGCGCCAGGTGGCGATCACGCCACCGCCGCAATGGGTGCGCGTGGTCGGCGGCTTCACCGAGCACCAGTTCGCCGAAAAGCGGCTGCCGACGATCGACGAACTCAACGCAGTGGCGCCGGACACCCCGGTGTTCCTGCTGCATCTGTATGACCGCGCCATCCTCAACGGCGCAGCGCTGCGCGCGGTCGGCTACACTAAGGATACGCCGGAGCCGCCCGGCGGCGAGATCACCCGCGATGCCAACGGCAATCCCACGGGTCTGCTGCTCGCCAAGCCGAATGCCAACATCCTCTACGCAACGCTGGCGAAGGGGCCGAAGCTGCCGTTCGACTATCAGGTCAATTCCACCCGCCACTTCATGCGCGAACTGAACCGGCTCGGCGTCACCGGCGCGATCGACGCCGGCGGCGGCTTCCAGAACTATCCCGACGATTACGCGGTGATCCAGAAGCTCGACGAAGAAGGGCTGCTGACCATCCGGCTCGCCTACAATCTGTTCACGCAGAAGCCGAAGGGCGAAAAGGACGACTTCCTCAACTGGACCAAGACGTCCAAATACAAGCAGGGAAACGACTACTTCCGGCACAACGGTGCCGGAGAAATGCTGGTGTTCTCGGCCGCTGACTTCGAGGATTTCCGGGTGCCTCGCCCCGACATGCCGCCGGAGATGGAAGGCGAGCTCGAAGAGGTGGTACGCATCCTGGTGCAGAACAAATGGCCCTGGCGTCTGCACGCGACCTATGACGAGACCATCTCCCGCGCGCTCGACGTGTTCGAGAAGGTGAACCAGGACACGCCGCTCGACGGTCTGCACTGGTTCTTCGATCATGCCGAAACGATCTCGGATCGCTCGATCGACCGGATCGCGGCGCTTGGCGGCGGCATCGCGGTGCAGCACCGGATGGCGTATCAGGGCGAATATTTCGTCGAGCGCTACGGCTTCGGCGCCGCGGAGGCGACCCCGCCGGTGAAGCGTATCCTCGACAGCGGCGTTAAGGTCTCGGCCGGCACCGATGCGACCCGGGTCGCGTCCTACAATCCGTGGGTGTCGCTATCGTGGCTAGTGACTGGCCGCACTGTGGGCGGCCTGCGGATCACGCCGCAGCGGAACTGCCTCGACCGGGAAACCGCGCTGCGGATGTGGACCGAGAACGTCACCTGGTTCTCGAACGAGGAAGGCAACAAGGGGCGCATCGCCGTCGGCCAGCTCGCCGACGTGGTGGTGCCCGACCGCGACTATTTCTCCTGCAGCGAAGCCGAAATTGCCGATACGACCGCGCTGCTGACGATGGTCGGCGGCAAGGTAGTGTATGGCGCCGGCGAGTTCGCTACTCTCGACGACAGTGCGCCGCCGCCGGCGATGCCGGACTGGTCGCCGGTGCGCCGGTTCGGCGGCTATGCGGCCTGGGCGGACGACCAAAACGCCGCCAGCAAGGTCGCGGTACAGGCGATGACGTCGTGCGGCTGCGCCAACAGCTGCACGCTGCATGGCCACGATCACGCCACCGCGTGGTCGAGCAAGCTGCCGGTCTCCGATCTCAAGAGTTTCTGGGGCGCGCTGGGCTGCGCTTGCTGGGCGGTGTGA
- a CDS encoding DoxX family protein gives MRLADEPRWAATILSSSLLWHAARFALVSGYLLGGVVKLFDFAGAVAEQQRFGLHPGWLWASLAIIVELGGSLLVLADRLVWFGAGALGVLTFVAMLTANAFWSAPAADRGIQANAFFEHLGLIAGFVLVAMLSDQRRSTS, from the coding sequence GTGAGGCTGGCTGACGAGCCGAGGTGGGCGGCGACGATCCTGTCGTCGTCGCTGCTCTGGCACGCCGCGCGCTTCGCGCTGGTGTCCGGCTATCTGCTCGGCGGCGTGGTGAAGCTGTTCGACTTCGCCGGGGCTGTGGCCGAGCAGCAGAGGTTCGGCCTGCATCCCGGCTGGCTGTGGGCATCGCTCGCCATCATCGTCGAACTGGGTGGCTCGCTCCTGGTGCTCGCCGATCGGCTGGTCTGGTTTGGTGCCGGCGCGCTTGGCGTCCTGACCTTCGTGGCGATGCTGACGGCGAATGCGTTCTGGTCCGCGCCCGCGGCGGATCGTGGGATACAGGCAAACGCCTTCTTTGAACATCTCGGACTGATCGCCGGCTTCGTGCTGGTGGCGATGCTGTCCGACCAACGGCGATCGACGTCCTGA
- a CDS encoding VOC family protein, producing MKQISKPLLLLAIAAALSSPAAAKQTRHTNPSVAVAPQYDTTHVYVAPEDVDKFVASFLATFGGKSTKQVVATVTPTPSSTTSQLLQTPVGTVSLFGFKTPIPYPFGGERNGYLVRDIDVAIRQARAAGASVIVSTFPDPIGRDAVVQWPGGVNMQLYWHTTKPDYAAFTSVPENRVYVAPDRAEAFVRSFVKFSHGRVVSDSSAASGAEVGKPDAKFKRIRIESAFGKMSVFVTDGHLPYPYGHETTGYEVADLEATMAKAKEAGVTVLVPPYSFEDRKAAMLQFPGGYVAEIHAAAQRHAAAAE from the coding sequence GTGAAACAGATCTCGAAACCCCTTCTGTTGCTGGCGATCGCCGCCGCGCTGAGTTCGCCGGCGGCGGCAAAGCAGACGCGCCATACCAACCCATCGGTCGCGGTCGCGCCGCAATACGACACCACACATGTCTATGTGGCACCCGAGGACGTCGACAAATTCGTGGCGAGCTTTCTCGCCACCTTCGGGGGCAAGAGCACCAAGCAGGTGGTCGCGACCGTGACGCCGACGCCGAGCAGCACGACCTCGCAGTTGCTGCAGACCCCGGTGGGCACGGTGTCGTTGTTCGGCTTCAAGACGCCGATCCCGTATCCGTTCGGCGGTGAGCGCAACGGCTATCTGGTCCGCGATATCGATGTGGCGATCAGGCAGGCGCGCGCAGCGGGCGCGTCCGTGATCGTGTCGACCTTCCCGGATCCGATCGGACGCGACGCGGTGGTGCAGTGGCCCGGCGGAGTCAACATGCAGCTGTATTGGCACACGACCAAGCCGGACTATGCCGCGTTCACTTCAGTCCCGGAGAACCGGGTGTATGTCGCGCCCGATCGGGCCGAGGCGTTCGTGCGCAGCTTCGTGAAGTTCTCGCACGGCCGGGTCGTGTCGGACAGCAGCGCCGCATCCGGCGCCGAGGTTGGGAAACCCGACGCCAAGTTCAAACGGATCCGGATCGAATCTGCATTCGGCAAGATGAGCGTGTTCGTCACCGACGGGCATTTGCCGTATCCTTACGGACACGAGACCACCGGCTATGAAGTCGCCGATCTGGAGGCGACGATGGCCAAGGCGAAGGAAGCAGGGGTGACGGTGCTGGTGCCGCCTTATTCGTTCGAGGACCGCAAGGCCGCGATGCTGCAATTCCCCGGAGGCTACGTGGCGGAGATCCACGCCGCGGCGCAGCGGCACGCGGCGGCAGCCGAGTGA
- a CDS encoding alginate export family protein — protein MTAAGGERGGDRRAARLRFVLLASVALIAFGRVARAADDAPARPSIQSNRWAEDWSVLADPKLRTEPFDSLKYVPLWVSDPKSYVSFGANLRERFEFNDAPAFGTGGNARDSYVIQRLQLHADVHFDANWRAFVQLEDDRAFDKLNVTSVDQDRVDLRLAFLEYTKQFSGGLLKARVGRQDFAFDLQRFVSSRDGPNVRQSFDAVWADWETGTWRFIGFVSRPVQYFDESPFDDRSSDQFRFSTLRIERKVLGDNELSGYYSLYERAGARYLDAFGDERRHIFDVRFAGKQGPLDWDLEAMGQTGQVGTSAARAWAVGARAGYTLPAAWQPRLGLQFDAASGDDHPKDGVLGTFNPLFPNGYYFTLAGFTGYSNLVHLKPSITVSPASRLKLMAAVGLQWRATTADAIYVQPSVPVAGTAGAGSAWTGAYGQLRLDYAFDAHLTGAIEAVHFEVGDTIRTAGGRSSDYLGAQLQYGW, from the coding sequence GTGACGGCGGCCGGCGGAGAGCGCGGTGGAGATCGGCGCGCGGCGCGCTTGCGCTTCGTGCTGCTGGCCTCCGTCGCGCTCATCGCCTTCGGCCGTGTTGCCCGCGCGGCTGATGATGCCCCGGCGCGGCCCTCGATCCAGTCCAATCGGTGGGCAGAGGATTGGTCGGTGCTGGCCGATCCGAAGCTGCGGACCGAGCCGTTCGACTCCCTGAAATATGTGCCGCTGTGGGTATCTGATCCGAAGAGCTATGTTTCGTTCGGTGCCAATCTGCGCGAGCGGTTCGAGTTCAACGATGCCCCGGCGTTCGGCACCGGCGGCAATGCCCGCGACAGTTACGTCATCCAGCGGCTGCAACTCCACGCCGATGTGCATTTCGATGCCAACTGGCGGGCGTTCGTCCAGCTCGAGGACGATCGGGCGTTCGACAAGCTGAACGTGACCTCTGTCGATCAGGATCGGGTCGACCTGCGGCTGGCGTTTCTCGAATACACCAAGCAGTTCTCCGGCGGGCTGCTCAAGGCCCGCGTTGGTCGGCAAGACTTTGCCTTCGATCTGCAGCGCTTCGTCTCGTCGCGCGACGGGCCCAACGTTCGGCAATCGTTCGACGCGGTGTGGGCCGATTGGGAGACCGGCACCTGGCGGTTCATCGGATTCGTCAGCCGGCCGGTGCAGTATTTCGACGAGAGCCCGTTCGACGACCGCTCGTCCGATCAGTTCCGCTTCAGCACGCTCCGCATCGAACGTAAGGTGCTCGGCGACAACGAGCTATCAGGCTATTACTCGCTGTATGAACGTGCCGGCGCGCGCTATCTCGATGCCTTCGGTGATGAGCGCCGGCATATCTTCGACGTTCGCTTCGCCGGCAAGCAGGGGCCGCTCGATTGGGACCTCGAGGCGATGGGGCAGACCGGGCAGGTGGGGACCTCCGCTGCTCGGGCCTGGGCGGTGGGTGCCCGCGCCGGCTACACGCTGCCCGCCGCCTGGCAGCCGCGGCTCGGGCTGCAGTTCGATGCGGCGTCTGGTGACGATCACCCGAAAGACGGCGTGCTCGGCACCTTCAATCCCTTGTTCCCGAACGGCTATTACTTCACGCTGGCTGGCTTCACCGGCTATTCGAACCTCGTTCATCTCAAGCCGTCGATCACCGTCTCGCCGGCAAGCCGGCTCAAGTTGATGGCGGCGGTTGGTCTGCAATGGCGCGCGACCACGGCGGACGCGATCTACGTTCAGCCGAGTGTGCCGGTGGCCGGCACTGCAGGGGCCGGCAGCGCTTGGACCGGCGCCTACGGCCAGCTCCGCCTCGACTACGCCTTCGATGCGCATCTCACCGGCGCGATCGAAGCGGTGCATTTCGAAGTCGGCGACACCATCCGCACCGCCGGTGGCCGCAGCAGCGACTATCTCGGCGCACAGTTACAATACGGGTGGTAG
- a CDS encoding alpha/beta fold hydrolase yields the protein MSSGFVKTKDGVDIFYKDWGPKQAQPIVFHHGWPLSSDDWDAQMLFFLANGYRVVAHDRRGHGRSSQVDTGHDMDHYAADASAVAEHLDLKKAVHIGHSTGGGEVARYVAKFGEPQGRVAKAVLVSAVPPLMLKTEKNPGGLPIEVFDGFRKALAGNRAQFFLDVPAGPFYGFNRPDAKTMPGVVNNWWRQGMMGSAKAHYDGIKAFSETDQTDDLKAITVPTLVLHGEDDQIVPIEDSAKLSVKLLKNGKLKTYPGYPHGMLTTHADVLNADLLAFVKE from the coding sequence ATGAGCAGCGGATTCGTCAAGACCAAGGACGGCGTCGACATCTTCTACAAGGATTGGGGCCCGAAGCAGGCCCAGCCGATCGTGTTTCATCACGGCTGGCCGCTGTCGTCCGACGATTGGGACGCACAGATGCTGTTCTTCCTGGCCAACGGTTATCGCGTGGTCGCTCATGATCGCCGTGGCCATGGCCGCTCGTCTCAAGTCGACACCGGCCACGACATGGATCACTACGCGGCCGACGCATCCGCAGTCGCCGAGCATCTCGACCTGAAGAAGGCCGTGCACATCGGTCACTCGACCGGCGGCGGTGAAGTCGCGCGTTACGTCGCCAAGTTCGGTGAGCCGCAGGGCCGGGTCGCCAAGGCCGTGCTGGTCTCTGCCGTGCCACCGCTGATGCTGAAGACCGAGAAGAACCCCGGCGGCCTGCCGATCGAGGTGTTCGACGGCTTCCGCAAGGCGCTCGCGGGCAATCGTGCGCAGTTCTTCCTCGACGTCCCGGCCGGGCCTTTCTACGGCTTCAACCGACCTGATGCGAAGACGATGCCGGGCGTCGTCAACAACTGGTGGCGCCAGGGCATGATGGGTAGCGCCAAGGCCCACTATGACGGCATCAAGGCGTTCTCCGAGACCGACCAGACCGACGACCTGAAGGCCATCACCGTGCCGACGCTGGTTCTGCACGGCGAGGACGACCAAATCGTGCCGATCGAGGACTCCGCGAAGCTGTCGGTCAAGCTACTGAAGAACGGCAAGCTGAAAACCTATCCGGGCTATCCGCACGGCATGCTCACCACCCATGCCGACGTGCTGAACGCCGACCTGCTGGCGTTCGTGAAGGAATAA
- a CDS encoding alpha/beta fold hydrolase: protein MPNSSSPTVVLVHGAWADGSSWRLVIPYLLSQGIPVVAVQNPTTSLAADVEATRIVLDSIQGDVVLVGHSWGGAVITQAGNDPKVKALVFVAALPPKVGESVGDLVGSHPSPPGLSQIVDDGHGHLKLSEAGWVNDVAQDLSEDEARVLAVLQPPLPTTTFADRISKAAWETRPNWYIVSTDDRIVSVELERELAVRLKAKTTELKASHLSILSQPQAVADVILDAVRTVAG from the coding sequence ATGCCAAATTCGTCCTCTCCCACAGTGGTGCTGGTGCATGGCGCCTGGGCCGATGGTTCAAGCTGGCGGCTCGTGATCCCTTATCTCCTCAGCCAGGGCATCCCGGTGGTCGCGGTACAGAATCCGACCACATCCCTCGCCGCGGACGTCGAAGCCACCAGGATCGTGCTCGACAGCATTCAGGGCGACGTCGTGCTCGTGGGCCATAGCTGGGGCGGCGCGGTGATTACCCAGGCCGGAAACGACCCGAAGGTCAAAGCCTTGGTATTCGTCGCCGCCCTGCCGCCGAAGGTCGGCGAATCCGTCGGCGATCTCGTCGGCTCGCATCCGTCGCCGCCGGGCCTGAGCCAGATCGTCGATGACGGCCACGGCCATCTCAAGCTCAGCGAAGCAGGATGGGTCAACGACGTCGCGCAGGATCTTTCGGAAGACGAAGCGCGCGTGCTTGCGGTGCTGCAGCCGCCGCTGCCGACCACCACCTTCGCCGACAGGATCAGCAAGGCTGCGTGGGAAACCCGGCCGAACTGGTACATCGTCTCGACCGACGACCGCATCGTCAGCGTCGAGCTCGAACGCGAACTCGCCGTCCGCCTGAAGGCCAAGACCACCGAGCTGAAGGCGAGCCATCTGTCCATTTTGTCGCAGCCGCAGGCCGTCGCTGACGTGATCCTCGACGCCGTACGCACCGTGGCGGGCTAA